Proteins encoded within one genomic window of Acipenser ruthenus chromosome 32, fAciRut3.2 maternal haplotype, whole genome shotgun sequence:
- the LOC131703215 gene encoding extracellular matrix protein 1-like isoform X2, with protein MSWALFLGTVLLASSLKFSAAEGPDSISPDMFQREVDPLESLAFLQRPAGEPCRGVPSCRWTEGGVFQPADQSGVPEVSFPPGRPSAENMGNACLYRGRRATHPPHTLPQTGYSHLGRRAQAVNSVEAGLEHCCGTSDPLCCTRHAWMEALQQFCLEESSIKTRQYHCCLKQGEEKWGCFQKDAPNPGYNPTGPEVEGAQGGAKKSEGAPLLRFSWNPQFCNSESKAVLQPRGARGSQLDLPKLSFPPGRPSPSNLRNACKLRKLRPWYPPKCLPSSGYGWFLRQSKAINRMEAELKKCCKVGTEVLKCADSKWREVMDSYCAQELSLKTTHHPCCSETGDPRYLCFAGDAPYPKYDHEITNISLARLTPSAMQTLCAPHRLLSRRFSVPLLVGRLREQCCGLAETERVRCAEREKEAMCQTDHTSPNDKHPFCTHSNKLHAVPIATAMATQAMKCPL; from the exons ATGTCTTGGGCTCTGTTTCTCGGGACGGTTCTGCTCGCTTCCTCGCTGAAGTTTTCCGCCGCGGAAG GTCCTGACAGCATCTCTCCAGACATGTTCCAGCGAGAAG TCGACCCCCTGGAGTCGCTGGCTTTCCTGCAGCGCCCCGCGGGTGAGCCGTGCCGGGGGGTGCCGTCGTGTCGCTGGACGGAGGGCGGAGTATTTCAGCCGGCAGATCAGAGCGGCGTTCCGGAGGTCAGTTTCCCTCCCGGCCGCCCCAGTGCGGAAAACATGGGGAACGCGTGCCTGTACCGCGGACGGAGGGCCACGCACCCGCCCCACACCCTCCCGCAGACCGGATACAGTCACCTGGGACGCCGGGCCCAGGCAGTCAATTCCGTGGAGGCGGGGCTAGAACACTGCTGCGGAACCTCCGACCCGCTGTGCTGCACACGACACGCG TGGATGGAAGCGCTGCAGCAGTTCTGTCTGGAGGAGTCGTCGATTAAGACCAGGCAGTATCATTGCTGCTTGAAGCAGGGAGAGGAGAAATGGGGGTGCTTCCAAAAGGACGCCCCCAACCCTGGCTACAACCCCACAGGGCCGGAGGTCGAGGGCGCCCAAGGGGGGGCCAAGAAGTCTGAAGGCGCCCCCCTGTTACGATTTTCCTGGAACCCCCAATTCTGCAACAG TGAGAGCAAGGCGGTACTGCAGCCCAGGGGTGCCCGTGGGTCCCAGCTAGACCTTCCCAAACTGAGCTTCCCTCCCGGCAGACCCTCCCCCTCCAACCTGCGCAACGCATGCAAACTGCGCAAGCTCCGCCCCTGGTACCCACCCAAGTGCCTGCCCAGCAGCGGGTATGGCTGGTTCCTGCGCCAATCAAAGGCCATCAACCGCATGGAGGCGGAGCTTAAGAAGTGCTGCAAAGTGGGGACGGAGGTGTTGAAATGCGCAGACAGCAAG TGGAGGGAGGTGATGGACAGTTACTGTGCTCAGGAGCTCTCTCTGAAGACGACTCACCATCCTTGCTGCTCTGAGACCGGGGATCCCCGATACCTGTGCTTCGCTGGGGACGCCCCGTACCCCAAATACGACCATGAGATCACCAACATCAGCCTGGCGCGCCTCACCCCCAGCGCCATGCAGACCCTCTGCGCGCCGCACAGACTGCTGTCCAGGAG GTTCTCTGTGCCCTTGCTGGTGGGGAGGCTGAGGGAGCAGTGCTGTGGACTAGCGGAGACTGAGAGGGTGCGCTGTgcagagagagag AAAGAGGCCATGTGTCAAACTGACCACACATCTCCAAATGACAAGCATCCATTCTGTACCCATAGCAACAAGCTGCATGCAGTTCCCATAGCAACCGCCATGGCAACGCAAGCCATGAAGTGTCCACTttaa
- the LOC131703215 gene encoding extracellular matrix protein 1-like isoform X1, whose protein sequence is MSWALFLGTVLLASSLKFSAAEGSHDESHDMDQREITLEIIGPDSISPDMFQREVDPLESLAFLQRPAGEPCRGVPSCRWTEGGVFQPADQSGVPEVSFPPGRPSAENMGNACLYRGRRATHPPHTLPQTGYSHLGRRAQAVNSVEAGLEHCCGTSDPLCCTRHAWMEALQQFCLEESSIKTRQYHCCLKQGEEKWGCFQKDAPNPGYNPTGPEVEGAQGGAKKSEGAPLLRFSWNPQFCNSESKAVLQPRGARGSQLDLPKLSFPPGRPSPSNLRNACKLRKLRPWYPPKCLPSSGYGWFLRQSKAINRMEAELKKCCKVGTEVLKCADSKWREVMDSYCAQELSLKTTHHPCCSETGDPRYLCFAGDAPYPKYDHEITNISLARLTPSAMQTLCAPHRLLSRRFSVPLLVGRLREQCCGLAETERVRCAEREKEAMCQTDHTSPNDKHPFCTHSNKLHAVPIATAMATQAMKCPL, encoded by the exons ATGTCTTGGGCTCTGTTTCTCGGGACGGTTCTGCTCGCTTCCTCGCTGAAGTTTTCCGCCGCGGAAG GTTCCCATGATGAAAGCCACGATATGGACCAGCGAGAGATCACCCTTGAGATCATAG GTCCTGACAGCATCTCTCCAGACATGTTCCAGCGAGAAG TCGACCCCCTGGAGTCGCTGGCTTTCCTGCAGCGCCCCGCGGGTGAGCCGTGCCGGGGGGTGCCGTCGTGTCGCTGGACGGAGGGCGGAGTATTTCAGCCGGCAGATCAGAGCGGCGTTCCGGAGGTCAGTTTCCCTCCCGGCCGCCCCAGTGCGGAAAACATGGGGAACGCGTGCCTGTACCGCGGACGGAGGGCCACGCACCCGCCCCACACCCTCCCGCAGACCGGATACAGTCACCTGGGACGCCGGGCCCAGGCAGTCAATTCCGTGGAGGCGGGGCTAGAACACTGCTGCGGAACCTCCGACCCGCTGTGCTGCACACGACACGCG TGGATGGAAGCGCTGCAGCAGTTCTGTCTGGAGGAGTCGTCGATTAAGACCAGGCAGTATCATTGCTGCTTGAAGCAGGGAGAGGAGAAATGGGGGTGCTTCCAAAAGGACGCCCCCAACCCTGGCTACAACCCCACAGGGCCGGAGGTCGAGGGCGCCCAAGGGGGGGCCAAGAAGTCTGAAGGCGCCCCCCTGTTACGATTTTCCTGGAACCCCCAATTCTGCAACAG TGAGAGCAAGGCGGTACTGCAGCCCAGGGGTGCCCGTGGGTCCCAGCTAGACCTTCCCAAACTGAGCTTCCCTCCCGGCAGACCCTCCCCCTCCAACCTGCGCAACGCATGCAAACTGCGCAAGCTCCGCCCCTGGTACCCACCCAAGTGCCTGCCCAGCAGCGGGTATGGCTGGTTCCTGCGCCAATCAAAGGCCATCAACCGCATGGAGGCGGAGCTTAAGAAGTGCTGCAAAGTGGGGACGGAGGTGTTGAAATGCGCAGACAGCAAG TGGAGGGAGGTGATGGACAGTTACTGTGCTCAGGAGCTCTCTCTGAAGACGACTCACCATCCTTGCTGCTCTGAGACCGGGGATCCCCGATACCTGTGCTTCGCTGGGGACGCCCCGTACCCCAAATACGACCATGAGATCACCAACATCAGCCTGGCGCGCCTCACCCCCAGCGCCATGCAGACCCTCTGCGCGCCGCACAGACTGCTGTCCAGGAG GTTCTCTGTGCCCTTGCTGGTGGGGAGGCTGAGGGAGCAGTGCTGTGGACTAGCGGAGACTGAGAGGGTGCGCTGTgcagagagagag AAAGAGGCCATGTGTCAAACTGACCACACATCTCCAAATGACAAGCATCCATTCTGTACCCATAGCAACAAGCTGCATGCAGTTCCCATAGCAACCGCCATGGCAACGCAAGCCATGAAGTGTCCACTttaa